One window from the genome of Pyrobaculum ferrireducens encodes:
- a CDS encoding PaRep2b protein — MASEGLRPVYRVELHGKYAEEVWDRLSAASNMSVEERRAVIDFVVEGLREVRIGGRELDPDRLGQKLEKWLGEWPNKAPEITVFDKESRILHTLINAFRELAGSGGEEARKRAVGMLLHAVLGDGTVRANEITLYVGKGDKMSAEDKADLYNALLRRLGYQPKMTKAERAVYIRLYGGEAVKFARDALPYLAALEPMLEVVKSDEQIYSKVVKMIDMAKAERVKSWIKDFTTEGERPRARLVVEADGVAAEFSISLHESNMVELHFRTTNREEAERRAAVLRAVGVRAEVKKVGGRVEWRIVVTTNALAAESVHEAVRKAVAEFLQRCREAGAIEAQTYRRLAAKFERGVPEWGDIRFSVTLRKKPLYLWSTNPATRSPTIKL; from the coding sequence GTGGCTAGCGAGGGGCTGAGGCCTGTGTACCGTGTAGAGCTACACGGTAAATACGCCGAGGAGGTTTGGGATAGGCTTTCGGCGGCTTCCAACATGTCCGTTGAGGAGAGGAGGGCCGTCATAGACTTCGTGGTCGAGGGCTTGAGGGAGGTTAGGATAGGCGGCCGCGAACTCGACCCCGACCGCCTTGGGCAGAAGCTGGAGAAGTGGCTCGGCGAGTGGCCCAACAAGGCGCCGGAGATCACCGTATTTGATAAGGAATCCCGCATACTCCACACCCTAATAAACGCCTTTAGAGAGCTGGCGGGGAGCGGCGGTGAGGAGGCTAGGAAGCGCGCCGTGGGTATGCTCCTACACGCAGTGCTGGGAGACGGGACTGTGAGGGCAAACGAGATTACGCTGTACGTCGGCAAGGGCGATAAGATGTCGGCGGAGGACAAGGCAGATCTCTACAACGCACTGCTGAGGAGATTGGGGTACCAGCCGAAGATGACAAAAGCCGAGAGAGCAGTCTACATAAGGCTTTACGGCGGGGAGGCGGTGAAGTTCGCCCGGGATGCTTTGCCGTATCTAGCGGCTCTTGAGCCTATGCTTGAGGTAGTGAAGAGCGACGAACAGATTTATTCTAAAGTTGTAAAGATGATTGACATGGCTAAGGCGGAGAGGGTCAAGTCGTGGATAAAGGACTTCACCACAGAGGGCGAGAGGCCGAGGGCTAGGCTAGTTGTCGAGGCAGACGGCGTAGCGGCTGAGTTCTCAATAAGCCTGCATGAGAGTAACATGGTAGAGCTCCACTTCCGCACAACCAACCGCGAGGAGGCTGAGCGGAGGGCGGCAGTGCTTAGGGCTGTGGGGGTGAGGGCTGAGGTGAAGAAAGTTGGCGGCCGCGTTGAATGGCGTATAGTAGTCACCACCAACGCCCTCGCCGCTGAGTCGGTCCACGAAGCGGTCAGAAAGGCAGTGGCGGAGTTCCTTCAGCGGTGCAGAGAGGCCGGCGCCATCGAAGCGCAGACATACAGACGCCTCGCCGCGAAGTTCGAGAGGGGCGTGCCGGAGTGGGGAGACATAAGATTCTCAGTGACGTTGAGAAAAAAGCCGCTGTATTTGTGGAGTACAAACCCAGCGACCCGGAGTCCTACAATAAAGCTGTGA
- a CDS encoding glycosyltransferase encodes MLELLVIIPFVLLAAAGLAREYSFWKGGGGGHVQTCRKISVVIPMRGVHAATEENLRALTSQKVSTEVEYVFVVDSAADPAYEVAKRYGRVLHSEGEGKSAALATALRKATGDCIVFADDDIRPGPHWLEEMTAPLSSYTAVTTYRWYLGRGLCHKVRLAISNMGFPAMLDRRSRFVWGGSTAFRRDFAEKTRLADRLPRYVSDDYAVYSAIKEYGGGIWFAKGAIAPTPDPDCKLGEAFWWGVRQILMVKWHAPAGWYAGLVIYTLGFLLSVALPAAGLLTGDRWLLAGLALHPINLLKDAVRARGVRKHAGVPISPATVVATWAVGNFVIPLAVWTSAFVKCVSWRGRRICRQ; translated from the coding sequence GTGTTGGAGCTGTTGGTAATAATACCCTTCGTGCTTCTCGCCGCGGCGGGCCTCGCCAGGGAGTACAGCTTCTGGAAGGGGGGAGGCGGGGGACATGTACAGACCTGTAGAAAAATCAGCGTGGTGATCCCCATGAGGGGGGTCCATGCAGCCACCGAAGAAAATCTGAGGGCGTTGACCTCGCAGAAGGTAAGCACAGAGGTTGAGTACGTTTTCGTCGTAGACTCGGCGGCGGATCCCGCCTATGAGGTCGCCAAGAGATACGGGAGGGTTCTCCACAGCGAGGGCGAGGGGAAGAGCGCCGCCCTGGCCACCGCGCTTAGGAAAGCAACCGGCGACTGCATAGTATTTGCAGACGACGACATCAGGCCGGGGCCGCATTGGCTCGAGGAGATGACGGCGCCGCTCTCCAGCTACACAGCAGTGACCACCTACCGCTGGTACCTCGGAAGAGGCCTCTGCCACAAGGTGAGGCTGGCCATCAGCAACATGGGGTTCCCAGCGATGCTAGACAGGAGATCAAGGTTTGTGTGGGGAGGCTCCACGGCCTTTAGGAGGGACTTCGCCGAGAAGACAAGGCTCGCCGACAGACTGCCTAGATACGTAAGCGACGACTACGCGGTGTACTCAGCCATTAAGGAGTACGGAGGCGGGATCTGGTTCGCAAAAGGCGCCATAGCCCCCACGCCGGACCCGGACTGCAAACTGGGCGAGGCATTCTGGTGGGGAGTTAGACAGATCCTAATGGTAAAATGGCACGCCCCCGCGGGGTGGTACGCCGGGCTTGTTATATACACGCTGGGCTTCCTACTCTCCGTGGCGCTACCGGCGGCCGGCCTCCTAACTGGCGACAGATGGCTACTCGCCGGGCTCGCCCTCCACCCAATTAATCTGCTTAAAGACGCCGTGAGGGCGCGGGGCGTGAGGAAACACGCCGGCGTGCCGATCAGCCCCGCCACAGTAGTCGCGACGTGGGCAGTGGGCAACTTCGTAATCCCACTCGCAGTGTGGACCTCTGCGTTTGTCAAGTGCGTCAGCTGGAGGGGGAGGAGGATATGCCGGCAATAG
- a CDS encoding sugar phosphate transferase, which yields MEIALTGSIAPELAAPPPYLIAGGFRLVELAALSLCEAGKVVIYVEEKIDLPLILEGCRFEIREGIPHDVPKVEVGCVPHLLKTRNLVCGSTRINLGGAEQMATPLESLADIIENNVEIMQTALARLRDLGVELVRGDVRGDVRGDAYIRGRVYEHTYIEGPVVVGPSSAVLPFTYVRPGTVLYYDSKARDEVKNAVLDAYTRKQHGGYLGDSYVSPFVNFGAGTNVSNLKNTLGLIRPSYTSKSYRKLGPVIGEFVKTAIGTLIYGGRFIGPLSHLYGVVDRDVPPLSIYKDGEVVAMDAEKAAEYVRRDLAQFGRGDLYASYLRRLFKKSLF from the coding sequence ATGGAGATCGCCTTGACCGGCTCCATCGCGCCTGAGCTCGCGGCGCCGCCGCCGTACTTAATCGCTGGTGGGTTTAGGCTCGTGGAGCTGGCGGCGCTGTCGCTGTGCGAGGCGGGGAAGGTGGTCATATACGTAGAGGAGAAGATAGACCTCCCACTTATACTAGAGGGTTGCAGATTTGAAATTAGAGAGGGCATACCTCACGACGTCCCTAAGGTGGAGGTTGGCTGCGTGCCTCATCTACTTAAGACGAGGAATTTGGTTTGTGGAAGTACCCGAATTAATCTAGGCGGGGCGGAGCAGATGGCCACGCCTCTTGAATCTCTTGCAGATATCATAGAGAACAACGTGGAAATTATGCAGACTGCGCTTGCACGGCTGAGGGACCTCGGAGTGGAGTTGGTTAGAGGCGACGTGAGGGGCGACGTGCGCGGCGACGCCTACATCAGGGGGAGGGTGTACGAGCACACTTATATCGAGGGGCCTGTGGTCGTGGGGCCGTCGTCCGCAGTACTCCCGTTTACCTACGTCCGGCCGGGCACCGTTTTGTACTACGACTCCAAGGCCAGGGACGAGGTCAAGAACGCAGTCTTAGACGCCTACACCCGTAAGCAACACGGCGGGTATCTCGGCGACTCCTACGTATCCCCCTTTGTAAACTTCGGAGCTGGGACCAACGTGTCTAACCTAAAAAACACTCTGGGGCTGATAAGGCCCTCGTACACGTCGAAGAGCTACAGGAAGCTCGGGCCCGTAATCGGCGAGTTTGTCAAAACGGCGATAGGCACCTTGATATACGGGGGGAGGTTCATAGGTCCGCTTTCCCATCTCTACGGCGTTGTGGATAGAGACGTGCCGCCGCTCTCGATATACAAAGACGGGGAGGTGGTAGCTATGGATGCAGAAAAGGCGGCGGAGTACGTGAGGCGAGACTTGGCGCAGTTCGGCAGAGGTGATCTCTACGCCTCCTACCTACGCCGCCTATTCAAGAAGTCTCTGTTTTAG
- a CDS encoding DEAD/DEAH box helicase: MVFHLLHPAVREALRERGIEEPTEPQMKAIPEVLAGNNVLIIAPTGSGKTEAALLPILSMMLTTGLENAGIYVLYITPLRALNRDLLERIRWWGERLGLRVDVRHGDTDKADRQRQSKTPPHILITTPEMLQAIMTGRRLLSHLKELRWVIVDEVHELAEDKRGVQLSLALERLRYHVGRDFQIVGLSATVGSPVEVAKFLIGADRPFKIVMVSVTRYMKLDVVRPRPKEEDVKLAEASSLFPDVVARLRLIKRLVEENRSTLIFVNTRSMAELLGFRLSYLFPDLPAAVHHSSLSKMVRVSVEERLRRGELKAVVATSSLELGIDIGHVDLVIQYISPHQVTRLLQRVGRSGHRLTAVPKGVVIGEDVNDVMEAAVIVKMARSGFIEPTQIPNKPYDVLVNQVVAFLILKPRWKLEELYGVIKKAYPYRDLALDELRRVVKFMQDLYPRLAVYFEDSDTVARPRGRGFYRYFYETLSMIPDERQYAVINAQTGELVGALDESFVAEYGNVGVKFIFRGRPWLITAVEDRSIKVVEVSDPSGAIPSWIGEEIPVPFEVAQEVGKLRRMARNGLDYGAIAEEYGINEETARFIVEEMEKHRGPLPDERTVVVEQYRDNVVIVHAAFGTLVNRALGKLLGELLIKVLERPVGVHQDPYGVIIQSADKLPAELVVSQIRKLSSMDVRELAELIKSALVKSGSFKRRILHVAKRMGAVDKEADVYNISMSKLVDAFSGTPVFDEALREALEKDLDLSHTVEILQRIKTGEISVVYTAAPTYLGDVLYEKLSHRLEIIPPERLRRLVLDSAKARLLNYAMLAVCLECGWYGMVRVGEVNEVACPRCGGNNIGVVRVVRSDNLEREVRRNYEEVKKTAEILRRHGWAGLYALASRLPIEAVESLLAEADGADINSLTEKIQEMEKEYLKQRLLE; encoded by the coding sequence GTGGTTTTTCATCTACTTCACCCCGCCGTGAGGGAGGCGTTGAGAGAGAGGGGGATAGAGGAGCCGACCGAGCCTCAGATGAAGGCGATACCCGAGGTGCTGGCTGGCAACAACGTCCTCATAATAGCCCCCACGGGCAGTGGGAAAACCGAGGCGGCTCTGTTGCCTATACTTTCTATGATGCTTACGACGGGTCTGGAGAACGCCGGGATTTATGTGCTCTACATAACTCCGCTTAGGGCGCTTAATAGAGATCTGCTGGAGAGGATTAGGTGGTGGGGCGAGAGGCTTGGGCTGAGGGTGGACGTGAGGCACGGCGATACTGACAAGGCTGATAGGCAGAGGCAGAGCAAGACGCCGCCTCACATATTGATAACGACGCCCGAGATGCTCCAAGCCATCATGACTGGGAGGAGGCTGTTGAGCCACTTGAAGGAGTTGCGGTGGGTCATAGTCGACGAGGTTCACGAGCTGGCTGAGGACAAGCGGGGGGTCCAGCTGAGCCTCGCGCTTGAGCGGCTGAGGTACCACGTGGGTAGGGACTTCCAGATAGTGGGGCTCTCGGCCACCGTAGGTAGCCCCGTGGAGGTGGCGAAGTTCTTAATCGGGGCTGACAGGCCCTTTAAGATCGTGATGGTCAGCGTCACTAGGTACATGAAGCTCGACGTTGTGAGGCCTAGGCCAAAGGAGGAGGACGTGAAGCTGGCGGAGGCCTCCAGCCTGTTTCCAGACGTCGTGGCTCGGTTGCGGCTGATAAAAAGGCTTGTGGAGGAGAACCGTAGCACGTTGATTTTTGTCAATACGAGAAGCATGGCGGAGCTCCTCGGGTTCCGGCTCTCATACCTCTTCCCCGACCTGCCGGCCGCAGTTCACCACTCCTCGCTGTCAAAAATGGTGAGGGTTTCGGTGGAGGAGAGGTTGAGGAGGGGTGAGTTGAAGGCTGTGGTGGCCACCTCCAGCCTAGAGCTGGGTATCGACATCGGGCACGTGGATTTGGTAATTCAGTACATCTCTCCCCACCAGGTGACGCGGCTTCTACAGAGGGTGGGAAGAAGCGGGCACAGACTGACCGCGGTGCCGAAGGGGGTTGTGATAGGGGAAGACGTCAACGACGTCATGGAGGCGGCTGTCATCGTCAAAATGGCCAGGAGCGGCTTCATAGAGCCGACGCAGATACCCAACAAGCCCTACGACGTATTGGTGAACCAAGTAGTGGCGTTTTTAATACTAAAGCCGCGGTGGAAGCTTGAAGAGCTCTACGGCGTCATAAAGAAGGCGTATCCATATAGAGACCTCGCGCTGGACGAGCTGAGGAGGGTGGTGAAATTTATGCAAGACCTCTATCCGAGGCTGGCTGTGTATTTTGAGGACAGCGACACCGTGGCGAGGCCGAGGGGGCGCGGCTTCTACCGCTACTTCTACGAGACCCTGTCTATGATACCTGACGAGAGGCAGTACGCAGTTATAAACGCCCAGACGGGCGAGCTCGTCGGCGCCCTCGACGAGTCGTTCGTGGCTGAGTACGGCAACGTGGGGGTGAAGTTCATATTCAGAGGCAGGCCCTGGCTTATTACAGCCGTCGAGGATAGGAGCATCAAGGTGGTGGAGGTCTCAGACCCCTCCGGCGCCATACCGAGCTGGATAGGCGAGGAGATACCTGTGCCATTTGAAGTGGCGCAGGAAGTTGGAAAGTTGCGGAGGATGGCCAGGAATGGGCTTGATTATGGGGCCATAGCGGAGGAGTACGGCATAAACGAGGAGACGGCCAGGTTTATTGTAGAGGAGATGGAGAAGCACCGGGGGCCTCTGCCCGACGAGAGGACGGTCGTGGTGGAGCAGTACAGAGACAACGTGGTTATTGTACACGCCGCTTTCGGCACGCTGGTCAACAGAGCACTTGGCAAACTTCTGGGCGAGTTGTTGATAAAAGTTCTGGAGAGACCCGTCGGCGTCCACCAAGACCCCTACGGGGTGATAATACAGTCCGCAGACAAGCTCCCGGCGGAGCTCGTCGTCTCGCAGATTCGTAAACTCTCCTCAATGGATGTGAGAGAGCTCGCTGAGTTGATAAAGTCGGCGTTGGTGAAATCCGGCTCGTTTAAACGCAGAATTCTCCACGTGGCTAAGAGAATGGGGGCCGTGGACAAGGAGGCAGACGTCTACAACATCAGCATGTCGAAGCTGGTCGACGCGTTTAGCGGAACGCCCGTTTTTGACGAGGCTTTGAGAGAGGCGCTTGAGAAAGACCTAGACCTTTCGCACACTGTGGAGATCCTCCAGAGGATAAAGACGGGCGAGATCTCGGTGGTCTACACAGCGGCGCCGACATACCTAGGCGACGTCCTCTACGAGAAGCTGTCCCATAGGCTGGAGATTATACCGCCCGAGAGGCTGAGGAGGCTGGTGCTAGACAGCGCAAAAGCCAGGTTGCTAAACTACGCCATGTTAGCCGTGTGTCTAGAATGCGGGTGGTACGGCATGGTGCGCGTCGGCGAGGTCAACGAAGTGGCATGCCCCAGATGCGGCGGCAACAACATAGGAGTCGTGCGCGTGGTGCGTAGCGACAACCTGGAGAGGGAGGTCCGGCGCAACTACGAAGAGGTGAAGAAGACCGCCGAGATTCTGCGCAGACACGGCTGGGCTGGGTTGTACGCACTAGCCTCGCGTCTGCCTATCGAGGCCGTGGAGAGCCTGCTGGCGGAGGCCGACGGAGCCGATATCAACAGCTTAACCGAGAAGATACAGGAGATGGAGAAGGAGTATCTAAAACAGAGACTTCTTGAATAG
- a CDS encoding ribbon-helix-helix protein, CopG family, with product MSGQVREFDLTYNDLFRAPDKEGAIVSVRVHRKVKSVLEELAKREGLDGVSELVRYLIAGYLLGKYNIERPRERVVVEPIVLTVNVQKTSSVDDVDFELAVDEVASIIRDVEDYLRKVRAGVIPRNPEIAMKLNKKLARALKTAKRLGMEEEYMKLMRLKAQLSVIE from the coding sequence ATGAGCGGCCAGGTTAGGGAATTTGACTTGACGTACAACGACTTGTTCAGGGCGCCGGACAAGGAGGGCGCGATTGTATCCGTAAGGGTGCACAGAAAGGTGAAGTCTGTGCTGGAGGAGCTGGCGAAGAGGGAGGGTCTCGATGGGGTTTCTGAACTAGTCCGCTACCTCATAGCTGGCTACCTTCTGGGCAAGTACAACATAGAGAGGCCTAGGGAGAGGGTCGTGGTGGAGCCTATTGTCCTCACGGTGAATGTGCAGAAAACCTCATCTGTAGACGACGTGGATTTCGAGCTGGCTGTAGACGAGGTGGCGTCTATAATTAGAGACGTGGAGGACTACTTGAGAAAGGTAAGGGCTGGGGTCATTCCTAGGAATCCCGAAATAGCTATGAAGCTGAATAAGAAGCTTGCCAGGGCTTTGAAGACGGCTAAGAGGCTGGGGATGGAGGAGGAGTACATGAAGCTTATGAGGCTCAAGGCTCAGTTGTCTGTAATTGAGTAA